A genome region from Thalassotalea euphylliae includes the following:
- a CDS encoding substrate-binding periplasmic protein produces MKKVCFALLLWLFVNPAVLSAQHVKIATYDTLPPFAFTNKDGELTGIYIEIVKAALARMPDYTASFNVLPWARAKQEAAAGATFAILPPYFHAHDWLTETEPKRPYIWPYSLPLFTQHDVVVCNENAAPPVDTNFPMDYQGLRFVMARGDGRAGEQFFQLAKEKKVELKLLDKAESIISFLLLARADCTIMPRSVFSWYVKQMKQSGEYQKYDRNGVNLVEATTIFRNDGYLGYSDINAEQNFPFKKDFAIKFDIEIYKMKKTGVIQQIVERFIAKDNPQ; encoded by the coding sequence ATGAAAAAAGTGTGCTTTGCACTGCTTCTATGGTTGTTCGTTAATCCCGCAGTACTCTCCGCCCAGCATGTAAAAATTGCAACTTATGATACATTGCCACCGTTTGCCTTCACCAATAAAGACGGTGAACTGACAGGTATTTATATTGAAATTGTCAAAGCGGCACTGGCAAGAATGCCAGATTATACGGCATCTTTTAATGTCTTACCTTGGGCCAGAGCAAAGCAGGAAGCGGCAGCCGGAGCAACTTTTGCAATTCTTCCTCCATATTTTCATGCTCATGACTGGCTAACCGAGACTGAGCCGAAACGCCCTTATATCTGGCCCTATTCATTACCGCTTTTTACTCAACATGATGTTGTAGTGTGCAACGAAAACGCAGCACCACCTGTAGATACCAATTTTCCAATGGATTATCAAGGTCTTAGGTTTGTTATGGCACGTGGTGATGGCCGAGCTGGTGAGCAGTTTTTTCAACTGGCAAAAGAGAAAAAAGTCGAACTTAAACTACTCGACAAGGCTGAAAGTATTATTTCCTTTTTACTGTTAGCACGGGCGGATTGCACTATCATGCCACGCAGTGTGTTCTCTTGGTATGTTAAGCAGATGAAACAGTCGGGGGAGTATCAAAAATACGATCGCAACGGGGTTAACTTAGTCGAAGCCACAACGATATTTCGCAATGACGGCTATTTAGGTTATAGCGATATTAATGCTGAGCAAAATTTTCCATTTAAAAAAGACTTTGCGATTAAATTTGATATCGAAATTTACAAAATGAAAAAAACAGGCGTCATTCAACAGATCGTTGAGCGCTTTATTGCTAAAGATAATCCACAGTAG
- the ftsE gene encoding cell division ATP-binding protein FtsE, with product MIRFDQVNKTYLGGFLALKQVSFQIAPGEMAFLTGHSGAGKSTLLKLISLMEKPSSGTIHINNQDLAQVGYRQVPYMRRHIGMIFQNHNLLMDRTVFDNVALPLIIEGYSQKEIRKRVDAALDKVHLGNKQKSFPNMLSGGEQQRVGIARAIVNKPPILLADEPTGNLDPKLSLEIIKLFEEFNSVGVSVLIATHDLGLIARMRYRTLTLRAGNMINDGLVDGLQPDDAMANGETRYD from the coding sequence ATGATCCGCTTTGACCAAGTAAACAAAACCTACCTCGGCGGCTTCCTTGCCTTAAAGCAAGTGAGCTTTCAAATAGCCCCTGGCGAGATGGCCTTTTTAACAGGCCACTCTGGTGCCGGTAAGAGTACCTTACTTAAGCTGATCAGCCTGATGGAAAAACCAAGTTCAGGTACTATTCATATCAATAATCAAGATCTCGCTCAGGTCGGTTACCGACAAGTACCTTACATGCGCCGCCATATTGGTATGATTTTCCAAAATCATAACTTACTGATGGATCGCACTGTTTTTGACAATGTTGCGTTGCCATTGATTATTGAAGGTTACAGTCAGAAAGAAATTCGCAAGCGTGTAGATGCGGCGCTAGACAAGGTGCACTTGGGCAACAAACAAAAAAGCTTCCCCAATATGCTTTCAGGTGGTGAACAGCAGCGTGTCGGGATTGCGCGAGCAATCGTCAACAAGCCCCCTATTCTGCTTGCTGATGAGCCAACAGGTAACCTAGATCCTAAGCTTTCACTAGAAATTATTAAGCTATTTGAAGAGTTTAACTCTGTTGGCGTTTCTGTACTAATTGCCACCCATGACCTTGGCTTAATCGCTCGTATGCGCTATCGCACGTTAACGCTTCGAGCGGGTAATATGATCAATGATGGCCTTGTTGACGGCTTACAGCCGGATGATGCAATGGCTAATGGTGAAACACGCTATGACTAG
- the rsmD gene encoding 16S rRNA (guanine(966)-N(2))-methyltransferase RsmD produces MNKARARKRSTTSSTAKSQKSTSSIRIIAGQHRGRKLPVLSADGLRPTTDRVKETLFNWLMTEIQGSSCLDCFAGAGSLGFEAQSRGAEIVTMIELNDAAAKQLKANQSLLNATNLEVVNTNTLDFLTKPKNQFDIVFIDPPFRQQLAQQTIDLLTSGWLSENALVYVETESDSPTPSVPANWQLAKEKTAGQVTYRLYQLV; encoded by the coding sequence ATGAATAAAGCGCGCGCTCGCAAACGCTCAACGACTTCTTCGACAGCTAAGTCACAAAAATCAACTAGCTCAATTCGTATCATTGCAGGTCAGCACAGAGGAAGAAAACTGCCTGTTTTATCAGCTGATGGCCTGCGCCCAACAACCGATCGCGTTAAAGAAACCTTGTTCAACTGGTTAATGACAGAGATTCAGGGCAGTAGCTGCTTAGACTGCTTTGCCGGAGCAGGTAGCTTGGGTTTTGAAGCGCAGTCGCGTGGCGCAGAAATAGTCACTATGATCGAACTCAATGACGCCGCAGCCAAACAGTTAAAAGCCAACCAATCATTGCTAAACGCCACCAACCTAGAGGTGGTGAATACCAACACTTTAGATTTTCTTACCAAGCCTAAAAACCAGTTCGATATTGTATTTATTGATCCGCCATTTAGACAGCAACTGGCTCAGCAAACCATTGATTTGCTCACTTCAGGTTGGCTTAGTGAAAACGCGTTAGTTTATGTAGAAACAGAATCCGATAGCCCAACACCAAGTGTGCCAGCAAACTGGCAGTTAGCAAAAGAGAAAACTGCAGGCCAGGTTACCTATCGCTTGTACCAGCTAGTATAA
- a CDS encoding SapC family protein → MANLVPIKKEHHQNLKIAAQRSLKHIAGLHIVPITAPEYSKGAMSYPVFIVKDPDSNRFRSVAMLGLETGENLFLKGDDWTGLYAPQSVGMVPFSLGLDPDKEKTLTACVDLDSEYVGEDKELPLYNEKGEETDLMKNIQDTLGRLYESEVMTERFIKEMQDAELLEEVELVITFANGEKKKIVGIHTIKEPKLRELSDEQVLDFHKRGMFIPIHSMLSSIGQLNRLAQLRNEQSDVKVAGVQVVPLEK, encoded by the coding sequence ATGGCGAATTTAGTACCAATTAAAAAAGAACATCACCAAAATTTAAAAATCGCTGCACAGCGCAGTTTAAAGCATATTGCAGGCTTACATATTGTGCCAATTACTGCGCCAGAGTACTCAAAAGGTGCAATGAGCTACCCTGTATTTATTGTTAAAGACCCTGACTCAAATCGTTTCCGCTCAGTGGCTATGCTAGGTTTAGAAACGGGGGAAAACTTATTCTTGAAAGGTGATGACTGGACTGGTTTATACGCACCGCAAAGTGTTGGTATGGTGCCATTCTCATTAGGTTTAGACCCAGACAAAGAAAAAACACTAACGGCTTGTGTTGACCTAGATAGCGAATATGTAGGTGAAGATAAAGAGCTACCTTTGTATAACGAAAAAGGCGAAGAAACTGACTTGATGAAGAACATTCAAGACACGCTTGGCCGTTTATATGAAAGTGAAGTCATGACTGAGCGCTTCATCAAAGAAATGCAAGACGCAGAATTACTTGAAGAAGTTGAACTAGTGATTACCTTTGCCAACGGTGAGAAGAAAAAAATTGTTGGTATTCATACCATTAAAGAGCCGAAGCTACGTGAGTTGTCAGACGAGCAAGTACTAGATTTTCACAAGCGTGGCATGTTTATCCCAATCCACTCAATGCTATCGTCAATTGGTCAATTAAATCGTCTGGCTCAGTTACGTAACGAACAGAGTGACGTGAAGGTGGCTGGCGTACAAGTAGTACCACTTGAAAAATAA
- a CDS encoding YjaG family protein — translation MAMHLPFAKLSQWQQTAFCCALLERMLPNYTMFSQAAEFGDPSVLRNQLDLLWQRLDSSQKIKMNIDAQLEKLEQQTPEPQAFDFFGVFPALDVCMALMSLLQALQSKDPQEFASVSRLSTNSVSYYIELMLAEEFADEVGDDLDDGQEDPTELIRQQVKQHPLMVWERATQNELFDFLKQAPENKNTCKQAKAMVLEEGLSNLGIEI, via the coding sequence ATGGCAATGCATTTGCCTTTCGCAAAATTATCTCAATGGCAACAAACGGCTTTTTGTTGTGCCCTGCTCGAGCGTATGTTGCCCAATTATACAATGTTTTCGCAAGCGGCAGAATTTGGTGATCCATCTGTGCTGCGCAATCAGTTAGATTTATTGTGGCAACGCCTCGATAGCTCGCAAAAAATAAAAATGAATATCGATGCTCAGCTGGAAAAGCTAGAGCAGCAAACGCCTGAGCCACAAGCGTTTGATTTTTTTGGTGTCTTCCCGGCACTTGATGTTTGCATGGCATTGATGTCCTTGTTACAAGCGTTGCAAAGCAAAGACCCACAAGAATTTGCCAGCGTTTCACGTTTATCAACCAACAGCGTCAGTTATTACATTGAATTAATGCTGGCTGAAGAGTTTGCGGATGAGGTGGGTGATGATCTTGATGATGGCCAAGAAGACCCAACAGAGCTGATCAGACAACAAGTTAAGCAGCACCCTTTGATGGTATGGGAGCGAGCAACCCAAAATGAGTTGTTCGATTTTCTTAAACAAGCGCCTGAAAACAAGAACACCTGTAAGCAAGCAAAGGCGATGGTGTTAGAAGAAGGACTATCGAACTTAGGTATCGAAATTTAA
- the pgi gene encoding glucose-6-phosphate isomerase produces the protein MLTSSAEWKNLQKHYQDIEDIHMKSLFEQDSERFNKYSMTAAGLTLDYSKNHITEQSIEHLVALAQAANVEQQRERMFAGSEINVTEHRAVLHTALRNFSGQPVYVDGKDVMPEIEQTRAQMKRFVEAVSTGEKKGYSGKAFTDVISIGIGGSFLGPKIMSEALKPYRQKHINVHFVANVDGCHLQDVLAGLNPETTLIITSSKTLTTQETLRNTQSAKEWFLQTATQADVEYNFACVSTNITAAQEFGINPDNIFPMWDWVGGRYSVWSAIGLPLALAIGYENYHDFLTGAFELDQHFQQAPLAQNMPVIMALLGIWYRNFHGAQSQVLLPYYHYLRGLPAYIQQLDMESNGKSVNLNNEEADYDTGPIIWGSEGTNGQHSFHQLIHQSKTHIPVDFMMPLHPASECANHHDMLAANCFGQSQALMEGQSEAQVIAAMKKAKCSTEEIKNLSSHKVMKGNKPSNTLLFDRLDPKTLGSLIALYEQKVFVQGVIWQINSFDQWGVELGKALGNQVLSKLADTNAKLTMDGSTNGLISLYRARK, from the coding sequence ATGCTCACTTCCTCTGCCGAGTGGAAAAACCTTCAAAAACATTATCAAGATATCGAAGATATTCATATGAAATCACTGTTTGAGCAAGACAGTGAGCGCTTCAACAAATATTCGATGACGGCGGCAGGGCTGACTTTAGATTATTCAAAGAATCATATTACCGAGCAATCCATTGAGCATTTAGTGGCGCTGGCTCAAGCTGCCAATGTTGAACAACAGCGTGAACGCATGTTTGCCGGTAGTGAAATTAATGTGACCGAACATCGCGCGGTACTGCATACGGCATTACGTAACTTCTCTGGCCAGCCAGTGTATGTTGATGGCAAAGATGTGATGCCTGAAATTGAACAAACACGTGCGCAAATGAAACGTTTTGTTGAAGCGGTATCAACTGGTGAAAAGAAAGGTTACAGCGGTAAGGCATTTACTGATGTTATCAGTATTGGTATTGGTGGCTCATTTCTTGGCCCTAAAATTATGTCAGAGGCGTTAAAACCTTATCGCCAAAAACACATTAATGTGCACTTTGTGGCTAACGTTGATGGCTGCCACTTGCAAGACGTCTTAGCGGGCTTAAACCCAGAAACCACGCTGATTATTACATCGTCAAAAACACTGACGACACAAGAAACTTTGCGTAATACCCAGTCAGCGAAAGAGTGGTTTTTACAAACAGCTACACAAGCCGATGTTGAATATAACTTTGCTTGTGTTTCAACCAATATCACCGCCGCACAAGAATTTGGTATTAATCCTGACAATATTTTCCCAATGTGGGATTGGGTCGGTGGTCGTTACTCGGTTTGGTCGGCAATTGGCTTACCGTTAGCACTTGCCATAGGTTACGAAAACTACCATGACTTTTTAACTGGCGCGTTTGAGCTTGATCAGCACTTTCAACAGGCACCGCTGGCGCAAAATATGCCAGTGATTATGGCACTGCTGGGCATATGGTACCGTAACTTCCACGGTGCTCAATCACAGGTATTACTGCCCTATTATCATTACTTACGTGGTCTTCCTGCCTATATTCAACAATTGGATATGGAAAGTAACGGTAAGTCGGTTAACTTAAATAATGAGGAAGCAGACTACGATACTGGCCCGATTATCTGGGGCAGTGAAGGTACGAATGGCCAACATTCATTCCATCAGTTGATTCATCAAAGTAAAACCCATATTCCTGTGGACTTTATGATGCCGCTTCACCCTGCGAGTGAATGTGCTAATCACCACGATATGCTAGCGGCAAACTGTTTTGGCCAAAGTCAGGCGCTGATGGAAGGGCAAAGTGAAGCACAAGTGATTGCTGCAATGAAAAAGGCCAAATGTAGTACGGAAGAGATCAAAAACCTCTCTAGCCACAAGGTGATGAAAGGTAATAAACCAAGCAATACCTTATTATTCGACCGCCTTGACCCAAAAACCTTGGGTAGCCTAATCGCTTTGTATGAGCAAAAAGTGTTCGTGCAAGGGGTGATTTGGCAGATTAACTCGTTTGATCAGTGGGGTGTAGAGTTAGGTAAAGCACTTGGTAATCAAGTGTTAAGTAAACTCGCAGATACCAATGCTAAGTTGACGATGGACGGCTCTACCAACGGCTTAATTTCGCTTTATCGAGCGCGAAAATAA
- the ftsY gene encoding signal recognition particle-docking protein FtsY: MAKKKGLFSRFGRGKQNSPEQEVASESSVSSAETEQKKQGFWSKLGFGKDDTSSDVNDAQASDPQTNELAITESTTAESKSSEAVPADIETAEQDTPVAKIDAPQEQPQVEQTAPVDEKPIEPEAAVESTGDLSPEPVEEKALVSADSDIKNVLPEPEPEPEPEPEPEPEPEPEPEPEPEPEPEPEPEPEPEQKQGFFARLKQSLSKTRQNLGGSIFDLFHGKKIDDDLFEELETHLLLADVGVDTTMKIIDSLTDAASRKQLKDAEALYDLLKVELKNLVDPVTQPLDIPKSDSPYVILMVGVNGVGKTTTIGKLTKQLQAQGKSVMLAAGDTFRAAAVEQLQVWGERNDIPVIAQHTGADSASVIFDALNAAKARGADVLIADTAGRLQNKGHLMEELKKVVRVMKKIDENAPHEVMLTIDAGTGQNALSQAQLFDEAVNLSGITLTKLDGTAKGGVVFAIADKYQIPIRYIGVGEGIDDLRPFNSDDFIEALFSKENS, translated from the coding sequence ATGGCAAAGAAAAAAGGCTTATTTTCTCGTTTTGGTCGAGGCAAACAGAATTCCCCTGAGCAAGAAGTTGCTAGTGAATCAAGTGTAAGTTCAGCTGAAACCGAACAGAAAAAACAAGGTTTCTGGTCGAAATTAGGCTTTGGTAAAGACGATACATCAAGTGATGTAAACGATGCACAGGCTAGCGACCCCCAAACTAACGAATTAGCAATCACTGAATCAACCACTGCGGAATCAAAAAGCAGCGAAGCAGTGCCTGCTGACATAGAAACGGCCGAGCAAGATACGCCAGTTGCAAAAATAGATGCACCACAAGAGCAGCCACAAGTTGAGCAAACAGCGCCAGTTGATGAAAAGCCAATCGAACCAGAAGCAGCAGTTGAATCTACTGGTGATTTAAGCCCAGAACCTGTTGAAGAAAAAGCTCTTGTTTCAGCCGATAGTGACATCAAAAATGTCTTGCCAGAGCCAGAGCCAGAGCCAGAGCCAGAGCCAGAGCCAGAGCCAGAGCCAGAGCCAGAGCCAGAGCCAGAGCCAGAGCCAGAGCCAGAGCCAGAGCCAGAGCCAGAGCCAGAGCAGAAACAAGGTTTCTTTGCACGTTTAAAACAGAGCTTAAGCAAAACTCGCCAAAACCTAGGTGGCAGTATTTTCGATCTGTTTCATGGTAAAAAAATTGATGATGATCTCTTTGAAGAATTAGAAACTCACCTGTTGCTGGCTGATGTCGGTGTTGATACCACAATGAAAATTATCGACTCACTGACCGATGCCGCGTCGAGAAAGCAACTCAAAGATGCAGAAGCGCTTTATGACTTGCTTAAAGTGGAATTGAAAAACTTAGTAGACCCCGTTACTCAGCCGCTTGATATTCCAAAAAGCGATTCGCCTTACGTGATTTTAATGGTTGGCGTTAATGGTGTGGGTAAAACCACAACCATTGGTAAACTCACCAAGCAACTTCAGGCGCAGGGTAAGTCGGTTATGTTAGCTGCGGGCGATACCTTCCGTGCAGCGGCGGTAGAGCAACTGCAAGTTTGGGGTGAGCGCAACGATATTCCGGTTATTGCTCAGCACACTGGCGCAGACAGTGCATCGGTTATCTTTGATGCATTAAATGCTGCTAAGGCGCGTGGAGCAGATGTATTAATTGCCGATACTGCAGGTCGACTACAAAACAAAGGCCACTTGATGGAAGAGTTGAAGAAAGTGGTACGTGTGATGAAGAAAATCGACGAAAACGCACCACACGAAGTGATGCTCACCATAGATGCTGGCACTGGTCAAAACGCGCTTAGCCAAGCGCAGTTATTTGATGAAGCGGTTAACTTATCTGGTATTACATTAACCAAACTTGATGGCACTGCAAAAGGTGGTGTGGTATTCGCGATTGCCGATAAATACCAAATCCCAATTCGCTACATTGGCGTCGGTGAAGGTATTGACGACTTGCGTCCATTTAATAGTGATGACTTTATTGAAGCCTTGTTTAGTAAGGAAAATAGCTAA
- a CDS encoding CPBP family intramembrane glutamic endopeptidase, which yields MEPQESKDKQAVSTLNSQQKLATTPSIIVTLFWALFLYIVPSFIVSFGFGMYAQAYGVASGDAWFAQVETLLAMTFAVYLIVLPCLWLLAKYSHEPQSCHETRSARHFLNLALPLPKLVWLVIVFSAAFWLMMTIATYVLALEEEPFMEQLKNSATPIWFILLNTCVLAPIVEELVFRGWLFKRFALTQLGQVGAIAITSLLFAAIHIQYSMAGIIFVFVLGLYFTWIRVKYHSTSLAIVAHATCNSLTMFALYYLY from the coding sequence ATGGAACCACAAGAATCAAAGGATAAGCAAGCAGTTAGCACTTTAAATAGCCAACAAAAGTTAGCAACCACGCCGTCGATTATAGTCACCTTATTTTGGGCGCTGTTTCTGTACATAGTGCCAAGTTTTATCGTCAGCTTTGGCTTTGGCATGTATGCACAAGCATACGGAGTAGCAAGCGGCGATGCTTGGTTTGCTCAGGTTGAAACCCTACTTGCCATGACGTTTGCGGTTTATTTGATAGTACTGCCCTGCTTATGGTTATTGGCAAAATATAGTCATGAACCCCAGTCCTGCCATGAAACTAGATCAGCCCGACATTTCCTCAACTTGGCTCTGCCATTACCGAAACTAGTATGGTTAGTGATTGTCTTTAGCGCAGCATTTTGGCTAATGATGACGATCGCAACTTATGTCTTGGCGCTTGAAGAAGAGCCATTTATGGAGCAGCTCAAGAACTCTGCCACGCCAATATGGTTTATTTTGTTGAATACTTGTGTGTTGGCGCCCATCGTTGAAGAACTTGTTTTTCGGGGCTGGCTATTTAAGCGCTTCGCCTTAACGCAATTGGGGCAGGTCGGTGCGATTGCTATCACAAGTTTGTTGTTCGCAGCCATTCATATTCAATACAGTATGGCAGGCATCATTTTTGTATTTGTGCTGGGACTTTACTTCACTTGGATACGGGTAAAATACCACAGTACCAGCTTAGCGATCGTTGCTCACGCAACTTGCAATAGCCTAACCATGTTTGCTTTGTATTACTTATACTAG
- a CDS encoding choice-of-anchor L family PEP-CTERM protein: MRNRRSLIRSLLGVSALASLISSQFSYAIVITASQDATELANTLLVPGSGITINSAILSGGFSSESGDEGNCEDEIGCGPGENGNVNLDNPIAPLNQAGLFTNASGVYNLPSAGGIVFSTGNVTSYQDGPNTSNSFGLDNGSSASQEQNDQLSPLTGQLQHFDPVQLDISFTVDEDSASTITFFGAFGSEEFPEFVNSGFVDGFGLFVNGQNVAGALPTGASPEDGLAPININHPDFLPLPGTELDGVLAPNGNPLLRFDVPVQEGVNTFRLLLADASDGGYDSTIFLASFGELGESPFTPILPDPSNPTNEDGAFVFSLPDVQQGETIWFDPDVASGYTYTSSLAIATVTAPPFDAVPDPDGYILEFMFNNMLRQFALNSGETFDFVLNGFNGVTTFSIQGINLDLALDPDNPQAFVTGVSFAESGALSFTQDPITVFVSDANDIPEPASILIISLGLGGLALRRRKI; encoded by the coding sequence ATGAGAAATAGACGTAGTTTGATCCGCTCGCTGCTGGGAGTTAGCGCCTTAGCTAGCTTGATCAGTTCACAGTTTTCGTACGCAATAGTCATTACTGCCAGCCAAGATGCAACTGAACTCGCCAACACTCTTCTCGTTCCGGGTTCTGGGATCACAATAAATTCTGCAATACTCTCTGGTGGATTTAGCTCAGAATCTGGTGATGAGGGTAATTGTGAAGATGAAATAGGGTGTGGGCCAGGCGAAAATGGGAATGTTAACCTTGACAACCCAATCGCACCATTAAACCAAGCAGGCTTGTTTACTAATGCCTCCGGTGTTTACAACTTGCCTTCTGCTGGCGGTATAGTCTTTAGCACCGGTAACGTTACAAGTTATCAAGACGGCCCAAATACGAGTAATTCATTTGGGTTAGACAATGGAAGTAGTGCAAGTCAAGAACAAAACGATCAACTGTCTCCTTTAACAGGCCAGCTTCAACATTTCGACCCCGTTCAGCTCGACATTAGCTTCACTGTTGATGAGGATAGCGCCTCAACAATCACCTTCTTCGGTGCTTTTGGTTCAGAAGAATTCCCTGAGTTCGTCAATTCAGGGTTTGTGGATGGCTTTGGTCTGTTTGTAAATGGTCAAAATGTTGCTGGAGCATTACCAACAGGCGCATCGCCAGAAGACGGACTAGCACCTATCAATATCAATCACCCCGATTTTCTACCTTTACCTGGCACTGAATTAGATGGTGTACTAGCTCCTAACGGTAACCCTTTACTTAGATTTGATGTACCTGTTCAAGAGGGAGTAAATACCTTTAGATTACTGCTAGCAGATGCTTCTGATGGCGGCTACGATTCAACTATTTTTCTGGCAAGTTTCGGTGAGCTAGGTGAATCGCCATTTACGCCTATTTTACCCGACCCTAGTAACCCTACGAATGAAGATGGGGCATTTGTTTTTAGTCTCCCTGATGTTCAACAAGGCGAAACAATCTGGTTTGATCCTGATGTAGCATCCGGTTATACATATACATCAAGCCTCGCTATTGCAACGGTTACAGCACCACCATTTGACGCGGTTCCTGACCCAGACGGCTATATTTTGGAGTTTATGTTTAACAATATGTTGCGGCAGTTTGCACTTAACTCAGGTGAGACCTTTGACTTTGTTCTTAATGGATTTAATGGAGTAACTACATTCTCAATTCAAGGTATTAACCTTGACCTAGCCTTGGACCCAGACAACCCACAAGCATTCGTTACCGGCGTTTCTTTTGCCGAATCTGGCGCTTTGTCATTTACCCAAGATCCAATTACGGTATTTGTGTCAGATGCCAACGATATCCCTGAACCAGCGTCTATCCTGATAATTAGCTTAGGCTTGGGTGGATTAGCCTTACGTAGAAGAAAGATTTAG
- a CDS encoding EamA family transporter, protein MKALVFVSILWAFSFGIIKGELTGIAPSLVSALRLLLCALVFLPFISFTTNNKLSVQLLLLGALQFGVMYWAYISSYQYLPGYLVAVFTIFTPMYVFLIDGLMSRRVNLQQMLPILLSIAGAAVIVFKAPNSDAWLVGFIILQGANLAFAAGQVGYQRISKAYSTDHTNNMSIMYIGAAIFMLIIVLVEQSYVGVSDITNRQWLVILYLGIIASGVGFALWNYGAKQVNAASLAVMNNAYIPFAVIFALTLFNEHADIARLALGTSLIAASAWLLSKQQVQKASE, encoded by the coding sequence GTGAAAGCTCTCGTTTTTGTTTCAATTTTATGGGCATTTTCCTTTGGGATCATTAAAGGAGAATTAACCGGTATTGCTCCAAGCCTTGTCTCAGCATTACGACTGTTATTGTGCGCCTTGGTCTTTTTGCCTTTCATTAGTTTTACCACTAATAACAAACTAAGCGTTCAGCTTTTATTGTTAGGAGCCCTGCAGTTTGGTGTGATGTACTGGGCCTATATTAGTTCTTATCAATATTTACCCGGCTACTTGGTCGCAGTATTCACAATATTTACGCCTATGTACGTTTTTCTTATCGACGGCTTAATGTCACGTCGTGTTAACTTACAACAAATGCTACCCATTTTACTCTCAATTGCTGGTGCTGCCGTGATCGTTTTTAAAGCACCAAATAGTGATGCTTGGTTAGTTGGTTTTATCATATTGCAAGGTGCTAATCTCGCATTTGCCGCAGGCCAAGTTGGTTATCAACGTATCAGTAAAGCGTACAGCACTGACCACACCAATAATATGTCGATAATGTACATAGGTGCGGCGATTTTTATGCTGATAATTGTGTTAGTTGAGCAGTCTTATGTGGGCGTATCAGACATTACTAACCGTCAATGGTTGGTGATCCTATATTTAGGTATCATCGCATCCGGCGTAGGTTTTGCGCTGTGGAATTATGGTGCAAAACAAGTTAACGCAGCATCACTTGCAGTGATGAATAATGCCTATATTCCATTTGCGGTTATATTTGCATTAACCTTGTTTAATGAACACGCTGATATCGCAAGGCTGGCGTTAGGAACTAGTTTAATAGCGGCCTCTGCATGGCTGCTAAGCAAGCAACAAGTGCAAAAGGCAAGCGAATAA